One part of the Streptomyces lienomycini genome encodes these proteins:
- the coaA gene encoding type I pantothenate kinase, giving the protein MISPVPSIPRSAHRSRPEATPYVDLTRPEWSALRDKTPLPLTAEEVEKLRGLGDVIDLDEVRDIYLPLSRLLNLYVGATDGLRGALNTFLGEQGSQSGTPFVIGVAGSVAVGKSTVARLLQALLSRWPEHPRVELVTTDGFLLPTRELEARGLMSRKGFPESYDRRALTRFVADIKAGKAEVTAPVYSHLIYDIVPDQRLVVRRPDILIVEGLNVLQPALPGKDGRTRVGLADYFDFSVYVDARTEDIEHWYLSRFRKLRETAFQNPSSYFRKYTQVSEEEALDYARTTWRTINKPNLVENVAPTRGRATLVLRKGPDHKVQRLSLRKL; this is encoded by the coding sequence GTGATCTCTCCGGTCCCCTCGATACCCCGGAGCGCCCACCGGTCCCGGCCGGAGGCGACTCCCTACGTCGACCTCACCCGCCCCGAGTGGAGCGCGCTGCGCGACAAGACGCCGCTGCCGCTGACCGCCGAGGAGGTGGAGAAGCTGCGCGGCCTCGGCGACGTCATCGACCTCGACGAGGTGCGGGACATCTACCTCCCGCTGTCCCGGCTGCTCAACCTCTACGTGGGCGCCACCGACGGCCTGCGCGGCGCGCTGAACACGTTCCTCGGCGAACAGGGCTCCCAGTCCGGCACCCCCTTCGTCATAGGGGTCGCCGGCTCGGTCGCGGTCGGCAAGTCCACCGTCGCCCGCCTGCTCCAGGCGCTGCTGTCCCGCTGGCCCGAGCATCCGCGCGTGGAACTGGTCACGACCGATGGCTTCCTGCTGCCGACGCGGGAGCTGGAGGCGCGCGGCCTGATGTCGCGGAAGGGCTTCCCCGAGTCGTACGACCGGCGGGCGCTGACCCGCTTCGTCGCCGACATCAAGGCGGGCAAGGCGGAGGTGACCGCGCCGGTCTACTCCCACCTCATCTACGACATCGTCCCGGACCAGCGGCTCGTCGTGCGCCGCCCGGACATCCTGATCGTCGAGGGCCTCAACGTGCTGCAGCCCGCGCTGCCCGGCAAGGACGGCCGGACCAGGGTGGGGCTCGCCGACTACTTCGACTTCAGCGTGTACGTCGACGCCCGGACCGAGGACATCGAGCACTGGTACCTCAGCCGGTTCAGGAAGCTGCGCGAGACGGCGTTCCAGAACCCGTCCTCGTACTTCCGCAAGTACACCCAGGTGTCGGAGGAGGAGGCGCTCGACTACGCCCGCACCACCTGGCGCACCATCAACAAGCCGAACCTGGTGGAGAACGTGGCCCCCACCCGGGGCCGGGCCACCCTGGTGCTGCGCAAGGGCCCCGACCACAAGGTGCAGCGGCTCAGCCTGCGCAAGCTGTGA
- a CDS encoding response regulator transcription factor → MIRIVIAEDMHMVRGALVALLEMESDLKVVAQFDSGDKLVPTVQELRPDVAIVDIDLPGLDGLSAADRLRTAVPECQVLILTSLGRPGTFRRAMAAKVSGFLLKDAPPDQLADAVRKVAAGGRVIDPQLALAAWEFEESPLTRREIEVLKLAAGGAEAMEIATQLFLSIGTVRNYLTSAVTKLNARNRLDAIRIAKDNGWLT, encoded by the coding sequence TTGATCCGTATCGTGATCGCCGAGGACATGCACATGGTACGCGGCGCCCTGGTGGCGCTGCTGGAAATGGAGTCCGACCTCAAGGTGGTCGCGCAGTTCGATTCCGGGGACAAACTGGTGCCGACCGTCCAGGAGTTGCGTCCGGACGTCGCCATCGTGGACATCGACCTGCCGGGGCTGGACGGGCTGAGCGCCGCCGACCGGCTGCGCACGGCGGTGCCGGAGTGCCAGGTGCTGATCCTGACCAGCCTGGGCCGCCCCGGTACCTTCCGGCGGGCCATGGCGGCGAAGGTGTCGGGGTTCCTGCTGAAGGACGCGCCGCCGGACCAGCTCGCCGACGCGGTGCGCAAGGTGGCCGCGGGCGGCCGGGTGATCGATCCGCAACTCGCACTCGCCGCATGGGAGTTCGAGGAGAGCCCGCTGACCCGGCGGGAGATCGAGGTACTGAAGCTGGCGGCCGGCGGTGCGGAGGCCATGGAGATCGCGACCCAGCTCTTCCTCTCCATCGGCACCGTCCGCAACTACCTCACCAGCGCCGTCACCAAGCTGAACGCGCGCAACCGGCTCGACGCGATCCGCATCGCCAAGGACAACGGCTGGCTGACCTAG
- a CDS encoding AfsR/SARP family transcriptional regulator: MDITLLGPLNADTDGSSVLPSAAKTRQVLALLALNANRVVPVPMIMEELWGHHPPRTGAATLQTYIMRLRRLIAASVRGRCDAKEILEYRHGGYCLVAPTACVDVLEYERLAAEGQRLFDTCEDETAVKVFREALDLWRGPALADIRCGALLEIDRVRLEESRLGVLERRMDAELNLGRHAELLTELVALTARRPLHEGLHAQHMIALYRSGRPSEALAAFTKLRHRLVEDLGMDPSPRLQRLHRAILGGDLLLDHQQRGPGRRVLDMFAA; encoded by the coding sequence ATGGACATCACCCTGCTGGGACCGCTCAACGCGGACACGGACGGTTCTTCGGTCCTGCCGTCCGCGGCCAAGACGCGCCAGGTGCTGGCCCTGCTGGCGCTGAACGCCAACCGCGTGGTCCCCGTGCCGATGATCATGGAGGAGCTCTGGGGACACCACCCGCCGCGCACCGGGGCGGCCACGCTCCAGACCTACATCATGCGGCTGCGCCGGCTGATCGCCGCCTCCGTCCGCGGACGCTGCGACGCCAAGGAGATCCTGGAGTACCGGCACGGCGGCTACTGCCTCGTCGCGCCCACCGCCTGCGTCGACGTGCTGGAGTACGAGCGCCTGGCCGCCGAGGGGCAGCGGCTCTTCGACACCTGCGAGGACGAGACCGCGGTGAAGGTGTTCCGCGAGGCGCTCGACCTGTGGCGCGGACCGGCGCTCGCCGACATCCGCTGCGGCGCGCTCCTCGAGATCGACCGGGTGCGCCTGGAGGAGAGCCGGCTCGGGGTGCTGGAGCGCCGCATGGACGCCGAGCTGAACCTCGGCCGACACGCCGAACTGCTGACCGAGCTGGTCGCCCTGACGGCCCGCCGGCCCCTGCACGAGGGGCTGCACGCCCAGCACATGATCGCGCTCTACCGCTCCGGCCGCCCCTCGGAGGCGCTGGCGGCCTTCACCAAGCTGCGGCACCGCCTGGTGGAGGACCTGGGCATGGACCCCTCGCCCCGGCTCCAGCGGCTGCACCGGGCGATCCTGGGCGGGGACCTGCTCCTCGACCACCAGCAGCGCGGCCCCGGCCGCCGGGTCCTGGACATGTTCGCCGCGTGA